The nucleotide window AACCTGCTGGAGCTTACCCAAACCGAAGGTGCCGCGGGGTCAGGCGAGGAAATCCGGCTTGACGAGCTGCTCTGGGAGGCCCGGGAAGCCTTGCCCCCGGCAGTGCGCCGCCGGGTCCAGATTACGATGGGCGAACTGCCCCAACGCCCGAGCAGCTGGAACTCAGGGGCAACCGTCAGCTGCTAAGCCGGGCCCTGACCAACTTGCTCGACAACGCGCTAAAGTATTCCGACAACCAGCTGGTGCTCGTGCGTTTCGGCTATGAGGGTGCTCAGGTCCATATCCGTATTGAGGACCGGGGAATCGGTATTGCGCCCACCGATATGAGTCACATCTTTCAGCCTTTCTTTCGCGCCGACAACGCGCGGTCTGTGGTAGGTCACGGCGTGGGACTGCCCCTGGCCCGGCGCATTATCGAGCTGCACGGGGGCAAGCTGCTCATTCGGTCCCGGCTGGGAGCCGGAACGGTAGCCGAAGCAGTATTTTCACCAGGGCGCTAATCGGCTTTTCGGTTGCCACTCGATTTTATTTGCTGTAAAAACCGCCCCTAAACGGGTAATAATCGGCTTTTCGGTAAAATATTTGGCTTCTAACCTGTTTCTAATGCCCCTCTAATTCGGGCCTAATACGGCCGGCGTACTCTTGCATATCAATCTTCCTAACCAGGATATGCAACGCCTCCTCTCTCTGCTGCCGGCTCTGCTGCTGACCAGCGCCACCTACGCCGCCGGGCCGGTTGCCGCCCCCGACACAACTCAGCTGACCCTACCCCAGGCCGAGCAGCGCTTCGTGCAAAACAACCTGGCCCTGCTGGCCCAGCGCTACAACGTCACGGCGGCCGAGGCTCAGATTGTGCAGGCCCGCCTCTGGGACAACCCCACGGTCAGCGTCGAGCAGAACACCTACAACCCCCAGACCCGCAAGGTGCTGGACGTGACGCGCACCGGCAACACCACCGTGCAGGTGCAGCAGCTTTTTGCGCTGGCCGGCCGCCGCAAAGCCGCCGCGGGCGTGGCCCAGCAAAACGCTCTGGTCGAGCAGTTCACCTTTGAAGACCTGCAGCGCAATCTGCGCTACCAGCTGCGTACTACCTTCTATGATCTGTACTTCAAGCAGCAGACCATCGGGGTGTACGACCTGGAAATCAGTACGTTCCAGCGCACTGTGGCCCAGTACCAGAGCCAGTACGACAAAGGCAACATTGCCCTGAAGGAGGTGATTCGCCTCAAAGCCTTCCTGTTTCAGCTTCAGAACGAAAAGCAAGCCCTGCTGGCCGACCTTGCCCGGCAGCAGGCTGATTTCCATGTGCTGCTGCGCGACGACTCGGGCACTTACTACCGGCCGGTGGCGGCC belongs to Hymenobacter cellulosilyticus and includes:
- a CDS encoding sensor histidine kinase, whose amino-acid sequence is MLDNALKYSDNQLVLVRFGYEGAQVHIRIEDRGIGIAPTDMSHIFQPFFRADNARSVVGHGVGLPLARRIIELHGGKLLIRSRLGAGTVAEAVFSPGR
- a CDS encoding TolC family protein, with amino-acid sequence MQRLLSLLPALLLTSATYAAGPVAAPDTTQLTLPQAEQRFVQNNLALLAQRYNVTAAEAQIVQARLWDNPTVSVEQNTYNPQTRKVLDVTRTGNTTVQVQQLFALAGRRKAAAGVAQQNALVEQFTFEDLQRNLRYQLRTTFYDLYFKQQTIGVYDLEISTFQRTVAQYQSQYDKGNIALKEVIRLKAFLFQLQNEKQALLADLARQQADFHVLLRDDSGTYYRPVAAPNALRSLTLGAYTEQQLTDSALVQRADLKARQAYAEQQARNLRLQRALATPDLALGYAYDRAGNYIQNYNAVTVGLAVPLFNRNQGNIRTARALIEGSKAQADQQQLVVQTDVRQAYQLARQTDQLYQSSSRDTGDFDRLIGGIEQSYAKRNLTTVEFLDFYESYKNNLVQLNNLRASRVRAFEQLNFAVGRPVFKAE